In Erpetoichthys calabaricus chromosome 4, fErpCal1.3, whole genome shotgun sequence, one genomic interval encodes:
- the LOC127527512 gene encoding olfactory receptor 52E4-like: MSTVNISYVRPKEFILIGFPGMENYQIWISIPFCAMYVLALVANVLIIFLVKVNHNLHNPMYVLLAALSLVDLAMCSLALPKILQMFWFNDRTIAFEACFIQMFCVHFFSALESSILAIMAYDRYVALYNPLRYMSILSYRFLAQVFICLLLRDLILMGLVPVFASRLPFCSSNVIQHCYCDHMGVAKLACTDISMNSALGLFAISSIFGLDVIFIIFSYVLIMRTVVKIGSKDAFRKAVNTCSSHLFVILYFYTTLLFSLLVYRTGMKVQPQIHVMFAILYLLVPPVLNPLIYAIRTKEIRHALLKIILNKKIIPVNSQQRVKICI; the protein is encoded by the coding sequence ATGTCTACAGTGAACATCTCTTATGTACGACCCAAAGAATTTATTCTAATTGGATTTCCAGGAATGGAGAACTACCAGATTTGGATTTCTATTCCATTTTGTGCCATGTATGTTTTAGCTCTTGTAGCAAATGTCTTGATCATTTTTCTTGTGAAGGTTAATCACAACCTACATAATCCTATGTATGTTTTACTAGCAGCCTTGTCACTTGTGGATCTTGCTATGTGCAGTTTAGCCTTACCTAAGATTTTACAGATGTTTTGGTTTAATGACAGGACTATTGCTTTTGAAGCTTGCTTTATTCAGATGTTCTGTGTTCACTTCTTTTCAGCACTAGAATCTTCAATACTCGCTATTATGGCTTATGACAGATATGTTGCTTTATACAATCCCTTGCGTTATATGTCAATATTATCATACAGATTTTTAGCTCAAGTGTTTATATGTCTTCTTCTGAGAGATCTTATCCTAATGGGCTTAGTGCCAGTCTTTGCCTCCAGATTGCCTTTCTGTTCATCAAATGTCATACAACATTGTTACTGCGATCATATGGGTGTTGCAAAATTAGCGTGTACTGATATATCTATGAATAGTGCTCTAGGTCTTTTTGCAATATCTTCTATATTTGGATTGGAtgtcatatttattatatttagttATGTATTAATTATGAGAACTGTTGTAAAGATTGGCTCAAAAGATGCATTTCGCAAAGCAGTGAACACCTGCAGTTCTcatttgtttgtaattttgtatttttatacaacTTTACTCTTTAGTCTTCTAGTTTATCGAACTGGCATGAAGGTTCAGCCTCAAATTCATGTTATGTTTGCTATTTTATACCTTCTTGTGCCACCAGTCTTGAATCCACTTATTTACGCCATTAGAACCAAGGAAATCCGTCATGCActtctaaaaattattttgaataaaaaaattatccCAGTGAACAGCCAGCAACgtgttaaaatatgtatttga